From Anopheles arabiensis isolate DONGOLA chromosome 3, AaraD3, whole genome shotgun sequence, a single genomic window includes:
- the LOC120904871 gene encoding trypsin inhibitor ClTI-1-like, with translation MRFLSYINLMVLGVLALVLSASAGPCGCPRSYRPVCGTDLKTYSNQCVLDCRINSNYGRKFGLKLLREGHCKQQQDDVDEQD, from the coding sequence ATGCGTTTCCTGTCCTACATTAATCTGATGGTGCTCGGTGTGCTGGCCCTGGTGCTGAGCGCTAGTGCAGGTCCTTGCGGCTGCCCCCGATCGTACCGACCTGTCTGCGGCACGGATCTGAAGACGTATTCGAACCAGTGCGTGCTGGACTGCCGCATAAACTCCAACTACGGTCGAAAGTTTGGCTTGAAGCTTTTGCGCGAAGGCCactgcaaacagcagcaggatgATGTGGATGAACAGGATTAA